One part of the Desulfonema ishimotonii genome encodes these proteins:
- a CDS encoding methyl-accepting chemotaxis protein has protein sequence MKPKLIGLFLVAGLLPLLLVGGLSSFFATEALMEKAYEQLEAVREIKRDRIYKFFDDKRGDILVLSETVAALRNRAFEKLDTVQELKKAQVEEYFRGRITDVTVLSGNRMIVEAFSAFAVAFEYENRGTGGDAWRSAEKEFGPWIRQYAEAYGYHDLFFITRGGDVAYTVAGESYLGQNLVSGGLKNSPLGQCFKHALKETFIQDFEPYAPSGNQLAAFIGSPVMNKGEVMGVVALQLPTGPVNTIVQRREGMGRSGETYLMGKHRDRTAFRSNMTTMGDGKYIIGYEVTTPYIDKALSGQTGREVFTDSTGKLVMVAYDPLDIPGFTWACISKIDLEEAIVSKQAGDREDFFTKYIRKYGYKDLFLIHPRGEIFYSVRHKSDYRSNILAGKYADSGLGRLCEKILETRRIGIADFEPYPPDDNEPAAFIACPILRGGQTEVVVALQLATESIDRIMQERSGMGETGETYLVGADRLMRSDSFLDPVQHSVRASFANPAQGKVDTESVKDALDGNPGKKLIENYRGDTVLSAYAPVETDGVKWALVSEIDREEVQKPIWHLTVYIVISGVIIALLVIAFALWVAGNISGPLIRGVAFARQVAEGNLTARLDVRQKDEPGMLAEALSEMVTRLRNIVADVKNATGNVALGSNEMNVSSQAVSAMSEQMSQGASEQAASAEEAAASMEEMTSNIRQNADNASQTEKIARKSALDAQESGKAVAETAVAMKEIARKISIIEEIARQTDLLALNAAVEAARAGEYGRGFAVVASEVRKLAERSRRAAGEINDLSASSVAVAERGGEMLEHLVPAIEKTADLVQEISSACREQDSGAEQINKAIQQLDMVIQQNASASEEMSSTAGALAATSEELSGQAEHLRNVTGLFRVDDHHEAVREERCEASVPMRSQSGAEPARGDKVTDVAQGDKGRDCRIKAQMASQGRGYEIDMEDGDGEPGIDFERY, from the coding sequence ATGAAACCCAAATTAATCGGCCTCTTTTTGGTAGCCGGGCTTTTACCGCTTCTGCTTGTGGGGGGACTGAGCAGCTTTTTCGCCACAGAAGCCCTGATGGAAAAGGCCTATGAACAGCTGGAAGCGGTGCGGGAGATCAAAAGGGACCGGATTTACAAATTCTTTGATGATAAGCGGGGGGACATCTTGGTTCTGTCGGAGACCGTTGCCGCACTCCGAAACAGGGCCTTTGAAAAACTCGATACGGTTCAGGAACTTAAAAAAGCGCAGGTGGAGGAATATTTTCGGGGGCGCATCACGGATGTGACGGTACTCTCCGGCAACCGGATGATCGTCGAGGCTTTTTCGGCATTTGCGGTTGCATTCGAATACGAGAATCGCGGAACAGGAGGGGATGCCTGGCGGTCGGCTGAAAAGGAATTCGGCCCCTGGATCCGGCAGTATGCCGAAGCCTACGGATACCATGACCTCTTTTTTATCACCCGGGGCGGAGATGTGGCCTATACCGTGGCCGGGGAGTCCTATCTCGGCCAGAATCTGGTCTCCGGGGGATTGAAAAACAGCCCGCTGGGGCAATGTTTCAAACATGCCCTTAAAGAGACCTTCATTCAGGATTTTGAACCCTATGCCCCCTCCGGCAATCAGTTGGCCGCCTTCATCGGCAGCCCGGTGATGAATAAGGGCGAAGTGATGGGCGTGGTTGCCCTGCAACTGCCCACCGGCCCGGTCAACACCATCGTGCAGCGCCGGGAGGGCATGGGCCGCAGCGGAGAAACCTATCTGATGGGGAAACACCGGGACAGGACGGCTTTTCGGAGCAATATGACGACAATGGGGGACGGGAAATATATCATCGGCTATGAAGTTACAACCCCCTATATCGACAAAGCGCTCTCAGGCCAGACCGGACGGGAGGTGTTCACGGACAGCACGGGAAAACTGGTCATGGTCGCCTATGACCCGCTTGATATTCCGGGATTCACTTGGGCCTGTATCTCCAAAATAGACCTTGAGGAAGCGATCGTCTCGAAGCAGGCGGGGGACCGTGAAGATTTTTTTACAAAATACATCCGGAAATACGGCTATAAGGATCTCTTTCTCATCCACCCCCGGGGGGAGATTTTTTACTCTGTCCGGCACAAATCGGATTACAGATCCAATATTCTTGCCGGAAAATACGCGGATTCCGGGCTTGGAAGATTATGTGAAAAAATACTCGAAACCCGGCGTATCGGTATCGCCGATTTTGAGCCGTATCCCCCCGACGACAACGAACCCGCCGCCTTTATCGCCTGTCCCATACTCCGGGGCGGACAGACAGAGGTCGTGGTGGCGCTTCAACTGGCCACCGAGTCTATTGACCGAATCATGCAGGAACGGAGCGGTATGGGCGAGACCGGTGAGACCTATCTGGTGGGCGCGGACCGGCTTATGCGCTCCGATTCCTTTCTCGACCCGGTTCAACACTCTGTCCGGGCCTCGTTTGCCAATCCGGCCCAGGGAAAAGTGGACACCGAGTCCGTCAAAGACGCTCTTGACGGCAATCCCGGTAAAAAACTGATTGAAAATTACAGGGGAGATACCGTTCTTTCGGCCTATGCGCCTGTTGAGACTGATGGGGTAAAGTGGGCGCTTGTGTCTGAAATCGACAGAGAGGAAGTTCAAAAGCCCATCTGGCATCTGACTGTGTACATCGTGATTTCAGGCGTTATTATCGCCCTGCTTGTCATCGCGTTTGCCCTGTGGGTGGCCGGCAATATTTCCGGGCCGCTGATCAGAGGTGTCGCATTTGCCCGGCAGGTGGCCGAAGGGAATCTGACGGCACGGCTCGACGTCCGCCAGAAAGATGAGCCCGGAATGCTGGCCGAGGCACTGAGCGAAATGGTCACCCGGCTTCGGAATATCGTGGCGGATGTGAAAAATGCGACCGGCAATGTGGCTCTCGGCAGCAACGAGATGAATGTCAGTTCCCAGGCTGTCAGTGCCATGTCTGAGCAGATGTCACAGGGGGCTTCGGAGCAGGCTGCGTCGGCGGAAGAGGCGGCGGCTTCAATGGAAGAGATGACCTCCAACATCCGCCAGAATGCGGATAATGCCAGTCAGACCGAGAAAATCGCCCGGAAATCGGCTTTGGACGCGCAGGAAAGCGGCAAAGCCGTGGCAGAAACGGCCGTTGCCATGAAGGAGATCGCCCGGAAAATTTCCATCATTGAAGAGATTGCCCGGCAGACGGATCTGCTGGCGCTGAACGCCGCCGTGGAGGCAGCCCGGGCCGGTGAATACGGCAGGGGATTTGCCGTGGTCGCATCCGAAGTGCGAAAGCTGGCCGAGCGGAGCCGGCGGGCAGCCGGGGAAATCAACGACCTGTCCGCATCCAGCGTGGCGGTGGCCGAAAGGGGCGGGGAGATGCTGGAACACCTGGTTCCGGCTATTGAAAAGACCGCCGATCTGGTTCAGGAGATCAGTTCCGCGTGCAGGGAACAGGACAGCGGCGCCGAACAGATCAACAAGGCGATTCAGCAGCTGGATATGGTAATTCAGCAAAACGCATCGGCTTCTGAAGAAATGTCGTCCACGGCAGGCGCGCTGGCTGCGACCTCTGAAGAGCTTTCCGGACAGGCCGAACATCTGCGGAATGTGACGGGACTTTTTCGGGTGGATGATCATCATGAGGCAGTTCGGGAAGAGCGATGTGAGGCATCCGTGCCGATGCGGTCTCAGTCCGGTGCTGAACCGGCCCGGGGGGATAAAGTGACGGACGTCGCCCAGGGGGATAAAGGACGGGATTGCAGAATAAAGGCGCAGATGGCGAGCCAGGGCCGGGGTTATGAGATTGATATGGAGGACGGTGACGGGGAACCGGGTATTGATTTTGAACGGTATTGA
- a CDS encoding chemotaxis protein CheA, with translation MEEQHIVVYKEETHDLLADLEAALLELEDAPDDMELISQIFRSMHTIKGSGAMFGFDDIAAFTHEIEAVLDQVRDGKIRVTKKMIDRILSACDLIRRMVAGENADAEEERALVQAFQEMLPRTVLFTENAPPDVPARAGNAAEMSYRIRFIPNSDIFQNGTSPTILLDEMRGMGECEIVAYRSRIPGLKEMNPESCYFHWDIFLTTTAGINAVRDVFIFVEDLCDLDIQPIRYPDRPGAEKTGERIGDILMARGAISPEVIEDVGRKQKRFGELLLETRAIDRDMLQSALTEQKHIRKAKQRQQFVKSVSSIRVQAEKLDALVDLAGELVTVQARLTRKAHIQRDPELTGIAEEVERLSAELRDQSMNIRMLPVGDTFRRFRRLIHDLSGELGKEVAVETVGEETELDKTVLNQLNDPLMHIIRNALDHGIEMPEVREAKGKPRQGTIRLAAEYSGSDVILRISGDGAGVDFETVRARAIEKGLIPADAEPDERALLDLIFLPGFSTARTVSDVSGRGVGMDVVRRQIENLRGTVSVESRKDVGTAITMRLPLTLAITDGLLVRVGDGTFVIPLLSVEECAELVGKEMDKAGARGVIRFREEIIPYVRLREMFQEHNGNTPEIEKVVIVKVGECRVGFGVDRIIGQYQTVIKSLGNVYRDVENVVGATILGDGSVALILDVNRIVKSLEKQPDFAGRSC, from the coding sequence ATGGAAGAACAGCATATAGTGGTTTATAAAGAAGAGACGCACGATCTTCTCGCCGACCTCGAAGCGGCGCTCCTTGAACTGGAAGATGCGCCCGATGATATGGAACTGATCAGCCAGATTTTTCGTTCGATGCACACCATCAAAGGCTCCGGGGCCATGTTCGGATTTGATGACATCGCGGCCTTTACCCATGAAATCGAGGCGGTTCTGGATCAGGTCCGTGACGGAAAGATCCGGGTTACCAAAAAGATGATCGACCGGATACTGTCGGCCTGTGACCTGATCCGGAGAATGGTGGCGGGGGAGAATGCAGATGCGGAAGAGGAGAGAGCGCTTGTTCAGGCATTTCAGGAGATGCTGCCCCGTACTGTTCTTTTTACGGAAAATGCGCCTCCGGATGTGCCGGCCAGGGCCGGTAACGCGGCAGAGATGTCTTACCGGATACGTTTTATCCCAAATTCTGATATTTTTCAGAATGGCACCAGTCCGACGATCTTATTGGATGAAATGCGGGGGATGGGAGAATGCGAGATCGTCGCCTACCGGAGCCGGATACCGGGGCTGAAAGAGATGAACCCGGAATCCTGTTATTTCCACTGGGATATTTTTCTGACGACGACGGCGGGAATCAACGCCGTGCGGGATGTCTTTATCTTTGTGGAGGATCTGTGTGATCTGGATATTCAGCCTATCCGCTATCCTGACAGGCCCGGTGCGGAGAAGACCGGAGAACGCATCGGCGATATCCTGATGGCACGCGGCGCTATTTCACCGGAGGTTATTGAAGATGTCGGCCGGAAACAGAAGCGGTTTGGCGAACTGCTGCTGGAGACCCGCGCCATTGACCGGGATATGCTTCAGTCCGCCCTGACGGAGCAGAAACATATTCGGAAGGCAAAACAGCGGCAGCAGTTCGTGAAATCGGTTTCCAGTATCCGGGTGCAGGCCGAAAAACTGGACGCGCTGGTCGATCTGGCCGGTGAACTGGTAACGGTTCAGGCCCGCCTGACCCGCAAAGCGCATATTCAGAGAGATCCTGAACTGACGGGGATTGCCGAGGAAGTTGAACGCCTTTCCGCCGAACTCCGGGATCAGAGCATGAATATCCGAATGCTGCCGGTCGGCGATACGTTCCGGCGATTCCGGCGTCTGATTCACGATCTGTCCGGTGAGCTGGGCAAAGAGGTTGCTGTTGAAACCGTCGGTGAGGAGACGGAGCTGGATAAGACGGTTCTGAATCAGCTCAACGATCCCCTGATGCACATCATCCGCAATGCCCTGGATCACGGCATCGAGATGCCGGAGGTCCGGGAGGCCAAGGGCAAGCCCCGGCAGGGAACGATTCGACTGGCCGCTGAATATTCCGGCTCCGATGTGATCCTCCGCATTTCCGGGGACGGGGCCGGTGTGGATTTTGAGACGGTCCGGGCCAGGGCCATTGAAAAGGGCCTGATTCCGGCAGATGCGGAGCCTGATGAAAGAGCGCTTCTGGATCTGATTTTTCTCCCCGGTTTTTCCACGGCCCGGACGGTCTCGGATGTGTCGGGCCGGGGCGTGGGCATGGATGTGGTCCGCCGACAGATCGAAAACCTGCGGGGAACGGTGTCCGTTGAAAGCCGGAAAGATGTCGGGACCGCAATTACGATGCGGCTGCCCCTGACCCTGGCGATTACCGATGGCCTTCTGGTCAGAGTGGGAGACGGGACATTTGTCATACCCCTCCTTTCCGTGGAAGAATGCGCTGAACTGGTCGGGAAAGAGATGGACAAAGCCGGGGCGCGGGGGGTGATCCGCTTCAGGGAGGAGATCATTCCGTATGTCCGCCTGCGGGAAATGTTTCAGGAACACAACGGCAACACGCCGGAGATTGAAAAAGTGGTGATTGTGAAGGTCGGTGAATGCCGGGTTGGTTTCGGTGTGGACCGGATTATCGGCCAGTATCAGACCGTTATTAAGAGTTTGGGCAATGTGTACAGGGATGTGGAAAATGTGGTGGGTGCCACCATATTGGGCGACGGTTCCGTTGCCCTGATCCTGGATGTGAATCGTATCGTCAAGTCCTTGGAAAAACAGCCTGATTTCGCAGGGCGGAGCTGCTGA
- a CDS encoding ADP-ribosylglycohydrolase family protein, giving the protein MTDKRTAMVMASFAADALALGAHWIYDTSEISQKYGRIESLLAPPSDSYHTTRGKGDFTHYGDQMFVLLQSVAEKKSFDLQHFSDQWRRLFEDYDGYIDGATRKTLAYYAREKSPEKAGSHSNDFAGAARIAPLVFLLADDPDALVRAVRAQTRMTHNDTNVIDTAEFFARVTRQVLNGTAPVAAMREVAATDAFEMSPVSMWVSDGLKSEADDSISAIGRFGQACEIMQLFPGVVHLIAKYENDLREALIQSVMAGGDSAARGMITGMVLGAHLGPNALPEEWVCGINRKNEILRLLNRLR; this is encoded by the coding sequence ATGACGGACAAAAGAACAGCAATGGTAATGGCGTCCTTTGCAGCGGACGCGCTCGCCCTCGGCGCGCACTGGATTTACGACACATCCGAAATATCTCAGAAATATGGCCGGATTGAATCGCTTCTCGCCCCCCCGTCAGATTCTTACCACACGACCAGAGGGAAAGGCGATTTTACCCACTACGGCGATCAGATGTTTGTGCTGCTTCAGTCCGTTGCCGAAAAAAAATCCTTTGACCTTCAGCATTTCTCTGATCAGTGGCGCAGGCTGTTTGAAGACTACGACGGCTATATTGACGGCGCAACCCGGAAGACGCTGGCCTATTACGCCAGGGAAAAGTCCCCGGAAAAGGCCGGTTCCCACTCCAACGACTTCGCCGGTGCGGCCCGGATTGCCCCGCTGGTTTTTCTGCTGGCCGATGACCCGGACGCCCTTGTCCGGGCTGTCCGCGCCCAGACCCGCATGACCCACAATGACACCAATGTCATCGACACCGCTGAATTTTTCGCGAGGGTCACCCGGCAGGTGCTGAACGGCACGGCACCGGTTGCGGCCATGCGGGAGGTGGCGGCAACGGATGCCTTTGAAATGTCGCCTGTCTCCATGTGGGTTTCTGACGGGCTGAAATCAGAGGCTGATGACAGCATCTCCGCCATCGGACGTTTCGGACAGGCCTGCGAAATTATGCAGCTTTTCCCCGGCGTCGTCCATCTCATCGCAAAATATGAAAACGATCTGCGGGAGGCCCTGATTCAGTCGGTGATGGCCGGGGGCGACAGCGCGGCCCGTGGCATGATAACCGGCATGGTGCTGGGCGCCCATCTCGGACCGAATGCCCTGCCCGAGGAATGGGTATGCGGAATCAACAGGAAAAATGAAATTCTGAGATTGCTGAACCGGCTTCGGTAA
- a CDS encoding methyl-accepting chemotaxis protein, whose translation MKIFSRLHITTRLLIINIFILLIFCSVVGVVFVSFEKIEDFMATVVEKDVVLIVHNARISRDISLIIKNVSTVINDFLEQEGLLETAGQRLAREAADLAAQNENTVLGTSLEKFSGNIGGLVEQGKTIADMSHEIRFLENNMVSNTKELEDLITKIVVIMMMEGRDISRLERLKSDIPWYLEKILNVKSLVKHLSQVHLSTAAEGQKDKELLGHILMTIDELEVRIHPITKSEPEIVKLGKQFTENVRRYKEQVVSYEDNLDIFQLKLIALYKSQENLLQVMEDSDKELARKTGDLQKLVHQKVSASKKIILFLAIAIFIILVAMTCFVSKMILPLKKIIDALTRNYQNVLSASHQVASASQSLAERSTEQAASTEQISSSLEEVSSMSRQNADNADHADNLMKTAEEVIRNANRFMGDLSQSMAEITKTSEETDKIIKTIDEIAFQTNLLALNAAIEAARAGRAGAGFAVVSEEVRSLAMRTSEAARTTSELIKGVVNRVRGGSDLAQQAGNASSEVVRIAVRVGELVGEITAASGEQAHGIEQVNRGVSEIGKVTSQNVSGTEELAAASDKMNSQAKQMRQFVSQLTALIGQNGSNGRKSPSPFRKIQDFTGNGTDFLKSITAIRTPKR comes from the coding sequence ATGAAAATTTTTTCCCGGCTGCATATCACCACAAGGTTACTCATTATCAACATTTTTATCCTTCTGATATTTTGCAGCGTCGTGGGCGTCGTATTTGTATCGTTTGAAAAAATAGAAGATTTTATGGCAACCGTTGTGGAAAAGGATGTGGTTCTGATTGTCCATAACGCTCGAATCAGCAGGGATATCAGCCTGATCATAAAAAATGTATCGACCGTCATAAATGATTTTTTGGAACAGGAAGGACTGTTGGAGACTGCGGGGCAGCGGTTGGCCAGAGAGGCTGCCGATCTTGCGGCTCAGAATGAAAACACGGTCCTGGGCACATCTCTGGAAAAATTTTCCGGGAATATCGGGGGGCTGGTGGAACAGGGGAAAACGATCGCCGACATGTCTCATGAAATCAGATTTCTGGAAAATAACATGGTTTCAAACACAAAAGAGCTGGAAGATCTGATCACAAAAATCGTCGTTATCATGATGATGGAGGGGCGTGATATTTCCAGGCTGGAGCGATTGAAATCGGACATCCCCTGGTATCTGGAAAAAATTCTTAATGTAAAAAGCCTCGTTAAGCATCTGTCTCAGGTTCACCTGAGTACTGCCGCAGAAGGTCAGAAAGATAAAGAATTGCTTGGCCATATTCTGATGACGATTGATGAACTCGAAGTAAGGATTCACCCCATTACAAAATCTGAGCCGGAAATTGTCAAACTGGGAAAACAGTTTACAGAGAATGTCCGGCGTTATAAGGAACAGGTTGTCTCATATGAAGATAATCTGGATATTTTTCAATTAAAGCTTATTGCCTTATATAAGTCACAGGAAAATCTGTTACAGGTTATGGAGGACTCGGATAAAGAACTGGCTCGGAAAACAGGCGACCTTCAGAAACTGGTTCACCAGAAAGTAAGCGCATCCAAAAAAATCATTCTCTTTTTGGCGATCGCCATATTTATCATTTTGGTGGCGATGACCTGTTTTGTGTCCAAAATGATTCTTCCGCTGAAAAAAATCATAGATGCGCTTACCCGGAATTATCAGAATGTATTGTCGGCGTCTCATCAGGTGGCTTCGGCCAGCCAGTCACTGGCTGAAAGATCTACTGAACAGGCCGCTTCCACAGAACAGATTTCTTCGTCTCTCGAAGAGGTTTCCTCAATGTCCCGGCAGAATGCAGACAACGCGGATCATGCGGACAATCTGATGAAGACTGCGGAAGAGGTTATCCGTAACGCGAACCGGTTTATGGGGGATCTGAGCCAGTCTATGGCGGAAATTACGAAAACGAGCGAAGAAACAGATAAGATTATAAAAACCATAGACGAAATCGCTTTTCAGACCAACCTGCTGGCGCTTAACGCAGCCATTGAGGCGGCGCGTGCCGGGCGTGCCGGAGCAGGCTTTGCGGTTGTATCGGAAGAAGTCCGAAGCCTTGCCATGAGAACTTCCGAGGCGGCCAGAACCACATCGGAGCTGATCAAAGGCGTCGTCAATCGGGTCAGAGGGGGATCAGATCTGGCACAACAGGCCGGGAATGCGTCTTCAGAGGTGGTTCGGATCGCTGTGAGGGTCGGCGAGCTGGTGGGCGAGATCACAGCCGCATCCGGTGAACAGGCACATGGGATTGAACAGGTCAACCGGGGGGTTTCGGAAATCGGGAAAGTGACATCACAAAATGTTTCCGGCACAGAGGAGCTGGCGGCCGCTTCCGACAAGATGAATTCCCAGGCGAAACAGATGCGGCAATTCGTCAGCCAGCTAACGGCACTGATCGGGCAGAATGGTTCAAACGGGCGGAAATCGCCATCACCTTTCAGAAAAATTCAGGACTTCACCGGAAATGGTACTGATTTTTTGAAAAGTATCACGGCTATCCGAACTCCGAAACGGTAG
- a CDS encoding ABC transporter substrate-binding protein produces the protein MKNLVKILLCLFCITFIAIPGYAEESLQPLTVQLGWFPAANCAGILIAKDRGWYKESGIDLTVRPWKPGVFTPDEVAGGKAQIGIAAGSLLIKAITDGTPVRAIAAQFQKSPLCIISKKEKSIRTPAQLAGKRVGFGPPKTKLMAKIVLASQGLDFNDITVAEAGGDLRFLIEDRVDAMSGFINNQPLTMKELGYEVNCIPAFKYGYDFYSKVFFATDEMIRKQPEQIRKFLDVTFRGWREVFEDPAAAARLIVSNYNSKVSVQQQTESLKTYQYLAFSGVGEDLIGFMEERVWQKGIDTLYKFQVTDRKIPVDKFFTLAFLKNR, from the coding sequence ATGAAAAATCTGGTAAAAATTCTGCTGTGTCTGTTCTGTATCACGTTTATCGCAATTCCGGGATATGCCGAAGAATCGCTTCAGCCGCTGACTGTTCAACTGGGCTGGTTCCCAGCAGCCAACTGCGCGGGTATCCTGATAGCAAAAGACCGGGGATGGTACAAAGAGTCGGGGATTGATCTGACGGTCAGACCGTGGAAGCCCGGGGTTTTCACACCTGATGAGGTGGCGGGCGGAAAGGCGCAGATCGGCATTGCGGCAGGCAGTTTGCTGATCAAGGCCATCACCGACGGCACGCCGGTCAGGGCCATCGCCGCACAGTTTCAGAAATCGCCGCTGTGTATCATCAGCAAAAAGGAGAAAAGTATCAGAACGCCTGCTCAGCTGGCAGGAAAGCGCGTCGGATTCGGACCACCGAAAACGAAACTGATGGCTAAAATTGTTCTGGCCAGTCAGGGGCTTGATTTTAACGACATCACTGTAGCTGAGGCAGGCGGTGACCTCCGGTTTCTGATAGAGGATCGGGTGGATGCAATGTCCGGTTTTATAAACAATCAGCCGCTGACCATGAAGGAGCTGGGATATGAGGTGAACTGCATTCCTGCTTTTAAATATGGCTATGATTTTTACAGCAAGGTGTTTTTTGCAACAGATGAGATGATTCGGAAGCAGCCGGAGCAAATCCGCAAATTTCTGGATGTGACATTCCGGGGCTGGCGGGAAGTCTTCGAAGACCCTGCCGCAGCGGCCCGTCTGATCGTCAGCAACTATAACTCAAAGGTCTCCGTTCAGCAGCAGACAGAATCTTTGAAGACATACCAATATCTTGCGTTTTCCGGGGTGGGCGAAGACCTCATTGGGTTCATGGAGGAGCGGGTCTGGCAGAAAGGCATTGATACACTCTATAAATTTCAGGTGACAGACCGGAAAATACCTGTAGATAAATTTTTTACGCTCGCGTTTTTAAAGAATCGGTAA
- a CDS encoding ABC transporter substrate-binding protein: MKLTKSLICLLIIASATAHANAGEPLQPLTLQPDWIINVNCAGILLAKDRGWYEDAGIDLTIKSWKAGISPSDEVVHGNAHIGLAEGALLISGFDIPGLARGF, translated from the coding sequence GTGAAACTGACGAAGAGTCTGATATGTCTGCTGATTATCGCCTCCGCCACGGCACATGCGAATGCCGGAGAACCGCTTCAGCCCCTTACCCTTCAACCGGACTGGATTATAAATGTCAATTGTGCGGGAATTCTGCTCGCAAAAGACCGGGGCTGGTATGAAGACGCCGGGATTGATCTGACCATTAAAAGCTGGAAAGCCGGGATTTCGCCGTCGGACGAAGTGGTTCACGGAAATGCCCATATCGGTTTGGCTGAGGGCGCTCTGCTGATTTCCGGATTTGACATTCCGGGGCTGGCGAGAGGCTTTTAA
- a CDS encoding NAD(P)/FAD-dependent oxidoreductase, translating into MKYLIIGNGVASTCAAEAIRQLDPEGAITMVADEAFPPYCRPMISMVLEGAVPPDRLPIRDKNFYDNLKITPVLGKRATGIDVKNRRVFVPGNGDSAQTAIEFDKLLIASGADPRPVRAEGTGLKNIFYMRTEQHVRGMLAALPSARNALVLGGGLVGFKAAYGLLRRGIRVTLLIRSGYPLAMQVDETAGKMILDELIRHGLDVRVGAEVRAFGGNGTVQSAHLSDGTEIPCDMAVIGKGVLPALSFVPRDDIDTDLGIMVDEHMETRAPGIFAAGDVAEFIDIARQTRWVNAIWPEAVAQGRIAGMNMAGRPVAYRGSLSRNVIRIFGLDIMTGGIVNPPENTSCRVIRRISPAQNTYRKLVFHGETLAGMAMINNIDQGGVLLSLIQNKTPIRIPGEALLEPSFNARQVMGGPVFA; encoded by the coding sequence ATGAAATACCTGATTATCGGAAACGGCGTGGCCAGCACCTGCGCTGCCGAAGCCATTCGCCAGCTCGACCCGGAAGGCGCGATCACCATGGTCGCCGATGAAGCCTTCCCCCCCTACTGCCGCCCCATGATCAGCATGGTCCTTGAGGGGGCTGTTCCCCCTGACAGACTCCCCATCCGGGACAAAAATTTCTATGATAACCTGAAAATCACCCCGGTCCTGGGAAAACGGGCCACCGGTATTGACGTGAAGAACCGGCGCGTTTTTGTGCCGGGCAACGGTGACAGCGCTCAGACGGCCATTGAATTTGACAAACTCCTCATTGCCAGCGGTGCGGACCCCCGGCCCGTCAGAGCCGAAGGGACGGGCCTGAAAAACATTTTTTACATGCGGACCGAACAGCATGTCCGGGGAATGCTGGCCGCCCTGCCCTCGGCCCGGAACGCCCTGGTGCTGGGCGGCGGACTGGTGGGATTCAAAGCGGCCTATGGCCTGCTCCGCCGGGGCATCCGTGTGACCCTGCTCATCCGCTCCGGCTATCCCCTTGCCATGCAGGTGGACGAAACCGCCGGGAAAATGATCCTGGACGAGCTGATCCGCCACGGCCTCGATGTCCGGGTGGGCGCTGAAGTCCGCGCATTCGGGGGCAACGGAACGGTTCAGTCCGCGCACCTTTCAGACGGAACGGAAATCCCCTGTGACATGGCCGTCATCGGCAAGGGCGTTCTCCCGGCCCTCTCCTTTGTGCCGCGCGATGACATCGACACTGACCTGGGCATCATGGTGGATGAACACATGGAAACCCGCGCCCCCGGCATCTTCGCGGCCGGCGATGTGGCGGAATTCATCGACATCGCCCGGCAGACCCGGTGGGTCAACGCCATCTGGCCGGAAGCGGTGGCCCAGGGGCGTATCGCCGGAATGAACATGGCCGGCAGACCGGTGGCATACCGGGGTAGCCTGAGCCGCAACGTTATCCGCATCTTCGGCCTGGACATCATGACCGGGGGCATTGTCAACCCGCCGGAAAACACATCCTGCAGGGTCATCCGCAGGATCAGCCCGGCACAGAACACCTACCGCAAACTGGTCTTTCACGGAGAGACCCTCGCGGGCATGGCAATGATCAACAACATTGACCAGGGCGGCGTTCTCCTCTCCCTGATCCAAAATAAGACGCCGATCCGAATTCCCGGAGAAGCGCTGCTGGAGCCGTCGTTTAACGCCAGACAGGTGATGGGCGGTCCCGTTTTCGCATAA